The following coding sequences lie in one Eremothecium sinecaudum strain ATCC 58844 chromosome IV, complete sequence genomic window:
- the BRO1 gene encoding Bro1p (Syntenic homolog of Ashbya gossypii AGR204W; Syntenic homolog of Saccharomyces cerevisiae YPL084W (BRO1)): MKTVLLSLKVKDTEPFIWSKVLSSYLKRSYGPQWTQFYNAPKNKELDNLRINANSDLAGEAMLEQNLKYYAYLEQMYLRIRKQPSHLKLEFTWYDVEYEYNGTQKYTQQTLVFEKSSILFNIGVIFARLAKEKMYSDDKESIQLLTKAASCFTYMSETFLNSPSVDLQAGTTKFLGTLLHAEAQELFLLRLINGENPSKRASLISKLAYTCSQLYESCTNFYVDISKDDPYAVLYGGIGWDTTVAFKFSLYEALAAYNYALAAEQTGKIGVALAFMKKASVSIWNASYSKMAGNEEINFEGIKFTIEDKLKSLQKDNDYIYHEVVPADVNLDVIKPMDAIKLVPFHQILKPYMDATSDASNEIFKGIVPVEIYEKESIYSEKKSDLLRKEMEDLEAAEWEYRSFIEFTNLPKLITDLKMRLANRSLSEDPQVTMMKQQIQDWSTTVRSSKLSDISKQNKIILQKRNDIIKLLSQASPANMDDVVKIKSSLVQASKADEKLFLPVKSCIEEIKLLQNPSLLWSNFNSFGVQEQPNLLDIDDSKNDQIKERLKQISEHYENFSLLREERSRSLEELKEWMKQDDITKILILNHDKSDSEMEELFKNELEKFNPFINRIKATIFKQKNIINDIKVGLDTIFKLTDIQNKPSGERIKEEQRNEFYERLQKAIVAFAVFQRDLPKGLCFYDQLYEMSSKLVQSGTNVAGEQQSTQPATDFVTSVENNMHNLTLSESKQLDLGPTPAIPELPGALLNSAPLPPPKIPERPQFMSNTNPNPNNMNDDTTNNGLETDGAPKPILPEKLPPHFTDNPDNPTAFYNAPSVFSENMYSKFSK; this comes from the coding sequence ATGAAAACTGTTCTATTATCCCTTAAAGTAAAAGATACTGAGCCGTTCATATGGTCTAAAGTGTTGTCATCTTATCTAAAACGGAGTTATGGTCCCCAATGGACACAATTTTATAATGCACCAAAAAATAAAGAGCTAGATAATCTACGGATTAATGCAAATTCAGATCTGGCAGGTGAGGCTATGTTGGAGCAGAATCTTAAGTACTATGCATATTTGGAACAGATGTATCTTCGGATTCGTAAGCAACCTAGTCATTTGAAGCTAGAATTTACATGGTATGATGTTGAGTATGAGTATAATGGGACACAGAAATATACACAGCAGACGTTGGTATTTGAGAAATCTAGTATTCTATTTAATATTGGTGTTATTTTTGCCCGACTTGCGAAGGAAAAGATGTATTCGGACGACAAGGAAAGTATTCAGCTATTGACGAAGGCGGCATCCTGTTTCACGTATATGAGTGAAACATTTTTAAATTCTCCTTCAGTCGATCTTCAGGCAGGTACTACGAAGTTTTTGGGCACTTTGCTACATGCTGAAGCACAGGAATTGTTTTTACTACGGCTAATCAATGGTGAAAATCCATCTAAGCGTGCATCACTAATCAGCAAATTGGCGTATACATGCTCCCAACTATATGAGAGTTGCACTAATTTCTATGTAGACATTTCTAAGGACGATCCTTACGCAGTGCTTTACGGTGGTATAGGCTGGGATACGACTGTAGCATTTAAGTTTTCACTTTACGAAGCGCTTGCAGCTTATAATTATGCACTTGCTGCAGAGCAAACAGGTAAAATTGGTGTCGCATTGGCATTTATGAAGAAAGCGTCCGTCTCTATTTGGAATGCTTCGTATTCTAAAATGGCTGGCAATGAAGAAATAAACTTTGAAGGTATTAAATTTACAATTGAAGACAAACTTAAATCCCTTCAGAAAGATAATGACTACATATATCATGAGGTTGTACCTGCTGATGTTAATTTAGATGTAATTAAGCCTATGGATGCTATCAAGCTAGTGCCTTTCCATCAAATATTGAAACCATATATGGATGCCACTTCCGACGCCTCAAATGAAATCTTCAAGGGTATAGTCCCAGTCGAAATATATGAGAAGGAAAGCATTTACTCTGAAAAGAAGTCGGACTTACTCAGGAAAGAAATGGAGGACCTAGAGGCAGCAGAATGGGAATATAGGTCATTCATAGAATTCACAAATTTACCAAAACTAATTACAGATTTAAAAATGAGGTTGGCGAACCGCAGCTTGAGTGAAGATCCACAGGTAACAATGATGAAACAGCAAATACAAGATTGGTCAACAACAGTCCGAAGTAGTAAACTAAGTGATATTTCGAAACAAAATAAAATAATCTTGCAGAAACGAAATGATATTATAAAACTGTTGTCTCAAGCTTCCCCCGCTAATATGGATGATGTGGTAAAGATAAAATCATCGCTGGTGCAGGCTTCGAAGGCAGATGAAAAGCTGTTTTTGCCTGTAAAGTCATGTATCGAAGAAATCAAATTACTACAGAATCCATCTTTATTATGGAGTAATTTTAATAGTTTTGGGGTTCAAGAACAACCAAATCTACTTGATATAGATGATTCCAAAAACGACCAAATCAAAGAAAGACTTAAACAAATCTCTGAGCATTACGAAAACTTCAGTCTTTTAAGAGAGGAAAGGAGCAGAAGTCTGGAAGAACTAAAGGAGTGGATGAAGCAAGATGATATAACGAAGATTTTAATTCTTAACCATGATAAGAGCGACTCAGAGATGGAAGAACTGTTCAAGAACGAATTAGAGAAGTTTAACCCATTTATTAATCGGATTAAAGCTACTATTTTCAAACAGAAGAATATCATAAATGACATAAAGGTCGGATTGGATACAATTTTTAAGCTAACTGATATACAGAATAAGCCATCGGGAGAGAGGATAAAGGAAGAGCAAAGAAATGAATTCTATGAAAGACTGCAGAAGGCAATTGTAGCATTTGCAGTATTTCAGAGAGATTTGCCAAAAGGTCTGTGTTTTTACGATCAGCTATATGAAATGTCGAGCAAATTGGTACAGTCTGGTACCAATGTAGCTGGTGAACAACAATCTACTCAACCTGCTACCGATTTTGTTACCTCTGTAGAAAACAATATGCACAATTTGACTTTGTCAGAAAGTAAACAGTTGGACTTGGGACCAACACCTGCCATTCCAGAGTTGCCAGGTGCACTTTTAAATTCAGCTCCATTGCCACCTCCAAAAATCCCGGAGAGACCTCAATTCATGTCTAATACAAATCCTAATCCTAATAATATGAATGACGACACAACTAACAATGGGCTAGAGACTGATGGTGCTCCTAAACCTATTTTACCGGAAAAATTGCCTCCACATTTTACAGATAATCCGGATAACCCTACTGCGTTTTATAATGCACCTTCTGTTTTCAGTGAAAATATGTATTCGAAGTTCAGTAAATAG
- the MBA1 gene encoding Mba1p (Syntenic homolog of Ashbya gossypii AGR203C; Syntenic homolog of Saccharomyces cerevisiae YBR185C (MBA1)) has translation MLATTMLRRPLLYSQRRFLNVSKVLANQAAPDPKRSPFNIRHLGVASEMYIPTSYKNLPSVFSSPIIVLKSLIRRVYTFGVNTAQVSLFRVKSGIKPNFLLWKNKAIECYVRINEAFVEKRIRDIEPDVTIWVQEALETRVKQFPKNLLLTWKLVKFNEVPKLMNVVAVMIPGHPLEMIQLTYKFDTKQRLIKYNMNTQSAEKLDKDVVEYLTFVCDATTNEVLLSGSVFESAPDAKLPTRSLNQEENVRMMKICGDIYRNSS, from the coding sequence ATGCTGGCTACTACTATGCTAAGAAGACCATTACTGTATTCACAGAGGAGATTTTTAAATGTATCAAAAGTTTTGGCTAACCAGGCTGCACCTGACCCAAAAAGATCACCTTTTAATATTCGTCATTTAGGTGTTGCATCCGAAATGTATATACCTACATCTTATAAAAACTTACCAAGTGTATTTTCATCGCCTATAATTGTTTTAAAATCATTGATTAGAAGGGTTTACACATTCGGTGTGAACACTGCGCAAGTTTCCCTTTTTAGAGTGAAGTCGGGGATCAAACCAAATTTCCTTCTATGGAAGAACAAGGCTATCGAATGCTATGTGAGAATCAATGAGGCATTTGTTGAAAAACGGATTAGAGATATTGAGCCAGATGTTACAATATGGGTTCAGGAAGCGTTAGAAACCAGAGTTAAACAATTTCCCAAGAACTTACTTTTGACTTGGAAATTAGTCAAATTTAATGAGGTTCCTAAGTTGATGAATGTGGTTGCTGTTATGATTCCAGGACATCCTTTAGAAATGATTCAATTGACATACAAGTTCGACACGAAACAGCGGCTAATTAAGTACAACATGAATACTCAGTCTGCCGAAAAACTTGATAAAGATGTCGTGGAATACCTAACCTTTGTATGTGATGCTACCACAAACGAAGTTCTACTGTCAGGTTCTGTCTTTGAAAGTGCACCTGATGCTAAGTTACCTACTAGATCATTAAACCAGGAAGAAAATGTGCggatgatgaagatttgTGGTGATATATACAGAAATTCTTCATGA